From one uncultured Methanobrevibacter sp. genomic stretch:
- the acs gene encoding acetate--CoA ligase alpha subunit: protein MKDLNKMFKPESVAVIGASNTPGKVGYIIVDNLINDGFEGKIYPVNPKGGEILGKKAYANIKDIPEKVDLAIITIPVAFVNPTVKECGEAGVENMVVITAGFKEVGEEGAKLEAELTALGEEYGINIIGPNSLGITDSHTPLNGSFSQMMPPTGNMAFISQSGAMMVAIIDWSVTSGIGFSKVISLGNKAGVTEIELLQYLAEDDETNVIICYLESISDDEDFVRTMRETAHKKPIIVLKSGSSSAGAAAASSHTGALAGSDLAFDTAFRQSGIMRVETMAELFDLGLAFSKAPLPKGDNVAIITNAGGGGVLTVDAMEKAGLQLVQFDEETTARLKECVTEEGSAKNPIDVLGDAPVSRYKESLEIVLSQDEVDSLIVMVCPTASADPDGIANAILEERKEFDKPIIVVNMGGPSFEAANDALRENGVPTYVFPETAVTALEAMTRYARLENRVYDDVVEKVDDVDKDAVKTIFEKVKADGRDTLLGSEAYAVAEAYGISAAPIKLSTSADEAASLAEEMEFPVVLKIASDKILHKSDIGGVKVGISSAEEAKATFDEIIANAKAAHPDIVPDGVEVQKMMDSGEEVIVGMIRDKQFGPMIAFGMGGIYVNLIEDVSFNLAKGMSSQEIDEQIDSTKVSKLLAGYRGEAPCDVEEVKEAIKRVARLTLDFPEISELDINPIFVYEEGSSALDIKIKL from the coding sequence ATGAAAGATCTCAATAAAATGTTTAAACCTGAATCCGTGGCAGTTATTGGTGCTTCCAATACTCCTGGAAAAGTTGGATATATCATTGTAGATAATCTCATAAATGATGGATTTGAAGGCAAAATATATCCTGTAAACCCTAAAGGTGGAGAGATTTTAGGCAAAAAAGCATATGCTAACATAAAAGACATTCCTGAAAAAGTAGACTTGGCAATAATTACCATACCTGTTGCATTTGTTAACCCAACAGTTAAAGAATGTGGAGAAGCAGGTGTAGAAAACATGGTAGTTATCACTGCAGGTTTCAAAGAAGTAGGAGAAGAAGGTGCTAAATTAGAAGCAGAATTAACAGCACTTGGTGAAGAATATGGTATAAACATTATTGGACCAAACAGTTTAGGAATAACTGATTCACACACTCCTTTAAATGGTTCATTTTCACAAATGATGCCTCCAACCGGAAACATGGCTTTCATTTCCCAAAGTGGAGCTATGATGGTAGCTATTATCGATTGGAGTGTAACTTCTGGAATTGGATTCAGTAAAGTTATTAGTCTAGGAAACAAAGCTGGAGTAACTGAAATCGAATTATTACAGTACTTGGCTGAAGATGATGAAACCAACGTAATCATTTGTTACTTAGAATCCATTTCCGATGATGAAGACTTCGTAAGAACCATGAGAGAAACTGCACATAAAAAACCGATTATTGTACTTAAATCTGGTTCAAGTTCCGCTGGAGCAGCAGCTGCATCCTCACATACAGGAGCACTTGCAGGCAGTGATTTAGCATTTGATACCGCATTTAGGCAATCTGGAATTATGCGTGTAGAAACCATGGCAGAGTTATTTGACTTAGGTTTAGCATTCTCCAAAGCACCACTTCCAAAAGGTGACAATGTAGCTATCATTACCAATGCAGGTGGTGGAGGAGTACTTACCGTAGATGCAATGGAAAAAGCAGGATTACAACTCGTTCAATTTGATGAAGAAACAACTGCAAGATTAAAAGAATGTGTTACTGAAGAAGGTAGTGCTAAAAACCCTATTGATGTATTAGGTGATGCACCAGTAAGCAGATACAAAGAATCACTGGAAATTGTATTAAGTCAAGATGAAGTTGACAGTTTAATCGTTATGGTTTGTCCTACTGCATCAGCAGATCCTGATGGAATTGCAAATGCTATTTTAGAAGAAAGAAAAGAATTTGACAAACCGATCATTGTTGTCAACATGGGAGGACCCTCCTTTGAAGCTGCAAACGATGCTTTAAGAGAAAATGGAGTACCAACCTACGTATTCCCTGAAACTGCAGTAACCGCACTTGAAGCAATGACAAGATATGCCAGATTAGAAAACAGAGTATATGACGATGTTGTCGAAAAAGTTGACGACGTTGACAAAGACGCTGTCAAAACAATATTCGAAAAGGTCAAAGCTGATGGAAGAGACACATTACTCGGTAGTGAAGCTTACGCAGTAGCTGAAGCGTATGGAATTTCAGCAGCACCTATCAAATTATCCACAAGTGCTGATGAAGCAGCAAGCCTTGCAGAAGAAATGGAATTCCCTGTTGTGCTCAAGATTGCATCCGATAAAATTTTACACAAATCCGATATCGGAGGTGTAAAAGTAGGAATAAGCAGTGCTGAAGAAGCAAAAGCAACATTTGATGAAATTATTGCAAATGCTAAAGCAGCTCACCCAGATATTGTTCCTGACGGAGTAGAAGTGCAAAAAATGATGGATTCCGGTGAAGAAGTCATTGTCGGTATGATTCGTGACAAACAATTCGGTCCTATGATTGCATTCGGTATGGGAGGAATCTATGTAAACCTCATTGAAGACGTATCATTCAACCTCGCAAAAGGAATGAGTTCACAAGAAATTGATGAACAAATCGATTCAACTAAAGTATCCAAACTACTTGCAGGATACAGAGGAGAAGCACCTTGTGATGTTGAAGAAGTTAAAGAAGCTATCAAAAGAGTAGCCAGATTAACTTTAGACTTCCCAGAAATATCCGAGTTAGACATCAACCCAATCTTCGTATACGAAGAAGGTTCAAGTGCACTCGATATTAAAATTAAATTATAA
- a CDS encoding DUF447 domain-containing protein, with translation MKYDLKKFGIEKDLQYECITTTLSKDGIKNAGAFAFKYLGDGKVFCNIFEGSKTLQNILDTNEYVVNITQDPLVFTYATLNCLGDEYYTSDSDIALIKNTPVYIIVDVEDVEIKTPENFPIKRDNNIYFITGKIRDVVVNDENIQAFNRGLPALIECLVNFSRYKIVDEEKRKVYMDKVIENERIINKVSDEKTKKAMAGLKSEYEKN, from the coding sequence ATGAAATATGATTTAAAAAAATTCGGTATCGAAAAGGACCTGCAGTATGAATGCATCACAACCACATTAAGTAAAGACGGAATAAAAAATGCAGGTGCTTTTGCATTCAAATATCTTGGAGACGGCAAAGTATTCTGCAACATATTCGAAGGATCAAAAACACTGCAGAACATACTGGATACTAATGAATATGTAGTTAACATTACACAAGATCCTCTTGTTTTCACATATGCCACACTAAATTGTTTAGGCGATGAATATTATACCAGCGACAGTGACATAGCCCTCATTAAAAACACTCCAGTTTACATTATTGTGGATGTTGAAGATGTTGAGATTAAAACTCCTGAAAATTTTCCGATTAAACGTGACAATAACATTTACTTCATAACAGGGAAAATCAGAGATGTTGTTGTTAATGATGAAAACATCCAGGCATTTAACAGAGGCCTTCCTGCACTTATAGAATGCCTTGTTAACTTTTCAAGATATAAAATAGTCGATGAAGAAAAAAGAAAAGTCTATATGGACAAAGTCATTGAAAACGAAAGAATCATAAACAAAGTTTCAGATGAAAAGACTAAAAAAGCAATGGCAGGTTTGAAATCTGAATATGAAAAAAATTAA
- a CDS encoding ABC transporter substrate-binding protein, with product MNKKITFVLVLALAAFLVMGAASAGLFDFLGGGDNTVKIGYLPSDHDAALFVADAQGKYAEKNITTKLVQFNNGGDLMTAMASGEVDVGYVGIAPVLSSVAKGVPVKVISSAQTEGSGIVVTQDSGINSAADLKGKSIATPGEASIQHVLLSYYLKQNGMSIKDLNVSAMKVPSMNDALKTKQIDGIITFQPYVSIAANDSGNKVLADSKIILPNHPCCVVVASDDFIKNHENTAKDIVAIHANATNFINENVKNGSANKVVELLPKDIVSNSDIEALSLKSFPFISGIDNTFKADVDAFQKLEVDIGILNSTIPHDKLYWEA from the coding sequence ATGAATAAAAAGATAACTTTTGTTTTAGTGTTAGCACTTGCTGCGTTTTTAGTAATGGGAGCGGCTAGTGCTGGGCTCTTCGACTTTTTAGGGGGAGGAGACAACACTGTAAAAATAGGTTATTTGCCTTCAGACCACGACGCTGCATTATTTGTGGCTGATGCTCAAGGTAAATATGCTGAAAAAAACATTACTACTAAACTTGTCCAATTTAACAATGGTGGAGACTTAATGACTGCTATGGCTAGTGGTGAAGTCGATGTTGGTTATGTTGGAATTGCTCCTGTTTTATCTTCTGTTGCAAAAGGAGTTCCAGTTAAAGTTATTTCATCCGCTCAAACTGAAGGTAGTGGAATTGTTGTAACTCAAGATTCTGGAATTAACTCTGCTGCTGATTTAAAAGGTAAATCTATTGCAACTCCTGGTGAAGCATCCATTCAACATGTATTGCTTTCATACTATTTAAAACAAAATGGAATGTCTATTAAGGATTTAAATGTTTCAGCTATGAAAGTTCCTTCAATGAATGATGCTTTAAAAACAAAACAAATTGACGGTATTATTACTTTCCAACCTTATGTAAGTATCGCTGCAAATGACAGTGGAAATAAGGTTTTAGCAGACAGTAAAATTATTTTACCAAACCACCCATGTTGTGTTGTTGTTGCATCAGATGACTTTATCAAAAACCATGAAAATACTGCAAAAGATATTGTAGCTATTCATGCAAATGCTACCAACTTCATTAATGAAAACGTTAAAAATGGTAGTGCAAATAAAGTTGTTGAACTGTTACCTAAAGACATTGTGTCCAATTCTGATATAGAAGCTCTTTCATTGAAAAGTTTCCCATTTATTTCAGGTATTGACAATACTTTCAAAGCTGATGTAGACGCATTCCAAAAACTTGAAGTGGATATTGGTATTTTAAACAGTACTATACCTCATGATAAATTGTACTGGGAAGCATAG
- a CDS encoding MoaD/ThiS family protein, whose translation MSFNLKFKDIDEIRELKNENYTINDLLNDLNLSSQTVVAKQNGELTVEESVINDGDEIKLVQIIYGG comes from the coding sequence ATGAGTTTTAATTTAAAATTTAAGGATATTGATGAAATTAGAGAATTAAAAAATGAAAATTATACAATAAATGATTTGTTAAATGATCTGAACCTGTCTTCTCAAACGGTTGTTGCAAAGCAAAACGGCGAGTTAACAGTTGAAGAAAGCGTAATAAATGATGGTGACGAAATAAAATTGGTTCAGATTATTTATGGGGGATAA
- a CDS encoding GMC family oxidoreductase N-terminal domain-containing protein, translating to MLNIYDVIVVGTGAGGSTVAKDLSLAGRKVLILEKGCRQKLGSYVSHMKTKKIYLNNNLTEEDMKNYEFLTLPLELTNIEEIGGTTTSSIGNACFSCSGCYSNSIMQQFEDKKLDIFEELLEASGELNVRYFPKKIWGHSTELIAQAGGELGYIVEPMPKFINFEKCRLCGKCVNGCLFDAKWDGTYFIDEALEYGAELIEDMNVFEILHENSQVIGVAALNSNNEKQIFRAKKVILSAGALNTPIILKNSGIENVGNQIFFDIFTTIGGYLKDANLKNELMMGVKAEFGPYFLSPHYSMQLLPLMNKKGIDANEEDVIGLMLKFADTCIGTIDNNGNIEKTLTKVDVDLIKEGYKKAIDILLKLGVPGESIVATSLKGAHPGGTAAVGEVVDNNFESKIGGLYVCDASVIPEAPGRPPILTIVAIAKKVAKIVNQII from the coding sequence GTGTTAAATATTTATGATGTAATAGTTGTTGGAACCGGTGCTGGCGGATCAACTGTAGCAAAGGATCTGTCTTTAGCTGGGAGGAAAGTTCTGATTCTGGAGAAAGGATGCAGGCAAAAACTTGGCAGTTATGTAAGTCACATGAAAACTAAAAAGATTTACTTAAATAATAATCTGACTGAAGAAGACATGAAAAACTATGAATTTTTAACATTGCCTTTGGAATTAACTAATATTGAAGAAATTGGAGGAACAACCACATCATCAATAGGCAATGCATGTTTTTCATGTAGCGGATGTTATTCAAACTCCATAATGCAGCAGTTTGAAGATAAAAAATTGGATATATTTGAAGAGCTTCTTGAAGCTAGTGGTGAGTTGAATGTAAGATATTTTCCAAAAAAGATATGGGGACACTCAACAGAGTTGATTGCACAGGCAGGAGGGGAATTGGGTTACATTGTCGAACCGATGCCTAAATTCATCAATTTTGAAAAATGCAGATTATGTGGGAAGTGCGTTAATGGATGTCTTTTTGATGCAAAATGGGACGGCACTTATTTTATTGATGAAGCTTTGGAATATGGTGCTGAATTAATTGAAGACATGAATGTTTTTGAAATTTTACATGAAAACAGTCAGGTTATAGGTGTTGCAGCATTAAACTCAAATAATGAAAAGCAAATTTTCAGGGCAAAAAAAGTTATTCTTAGCGCAGGGGCACTTAATACTCCAATTATACTTAAAAATTCAGGAATTGAAAATGTGGGAAATCAGATATTTTTTGATATATTCACAACAATCGGAGGATATCTTAAGGATGCAAATTTAAAAAATGAGCTGATGATGGGTGTTAAAGCAGAATTCGGACCATATTTTTTATCTCCACATTATTCGATGCAATTGCTACCATTAATGAATAAAAAAGGAATTGATGCTAATGAAGAAGATGTCATCGGATTAATGCTTAAATTTGCTGATACATGCATTGGAACAATTGATAATAATGGAAATATTGAAAAAACACTAACTAAAGTCGATGTTGATTTAATTAAAGAGGGTTATAAAAAAGCAATAGATATCTTATTGAAACTTGGGGTTCCTGGTGAATCTATTGTTGCAACTTCTCTTAAAGGAGCACATCCCGGCGGAACTGCTGCCGTAGGTGAAGTTGTTGACAATAATTTCGAAAGCAAAATAGGAGGATTATATGTTTGTGATGCAAGTGTGATTCCTGAAGCTCCCGGAAGACCTCCAATATTGACTATAGTTGCAATAGCCAAAAAAGTAGCAAAAATTGTTAATCAAATAATTTAA
- a CDS encoding ATP-binding protein — protein sequence MIIEDKINIVKDILKDKKVAIGFSGGADSTLMAYLSSKVASDTLAITIDNHLFPNGFIEHTKNMSQSFAISHEIIDIDFYNDKEFLSNLPSRCYTCRNLMYAQIKQLALEKGFDFICDGNNISDLVNDRPGILITYKNNFKTPLIEAKLTSKEIHEYLNRNNIPYSRSTTCLATRIPTNTQTTHEKIERISACEDYILANTKCEIAKVRDFGETSIVEVDNINQIFSENKYNQINDELKRQGYKKVALNLSQIDDDESISIDYKDKSFQYQLPYTINLKNTRKQIQSIISDDEEKIELDKITIYKNGLIKGHDLESRELALDTFMEILPKLRRNI from the coding sequence ATGATTATTGAAGATAAAATTAATATTGTAAAAGACATTTTAAAAGATAAGAAAGTAGCTATTGGTTTTTCTGGAGGTGCAGATTCAACATTGATGGCTTACTTATCTTCAAAAGTTGCATCAGACACATTAGCAATTACAATTGATAATCATTTATTTCCAAATGGGTTCATTGAACATACAAAAAACATGTCACAGTCTTTTGCAATATCTCATGAGATTATTGATATTGATTTTTACAATGACAAAGAGTTTTTATCTAATTTACCGAGTAGATGTTATACCTGTAGAAACTTAATGTATGCTCAAATTAAGCAATTGGCACTTGAAAAAGGATTTGATTTTATCTGTGACGGCAATAATATTAGTGATTTAGTTAATGACCGGCCAGGGATACTCATAACATATAAAAATAATTTTAAAACTCCTCTGATTGAAGCCAAATTAACTTCAAAGGAAATTCATGAGTATCTGAATAGAAACAACATTCCATATTCAAGGTCCACTACATGCCTTGCTACAAGGATTCCGACAAATACTCAGACTACTCATGAAAAAATTGAAAGAATCAGTGCATGTGAAGATTATATTTTAGCAAACACAAAGTGTGAAATAGCTAAAGTTAGAGATTTTGGAGAAACCAGTATAGTTGAAGTGGATAATATAAATCAGATTTTTTCTGAGAACAAATATAATCAAATCAATGATGAATTAAAAAGGCAAGGTTATAAGAAAGTTGCACTAAATTTATCGCAAATTGATGATGATGAAAGCATTAGCATTGACTACAAAGACAAGTCATTTCAATATCAACTTCCATACACAATAAACCTCAAAAATACAAGAAAACAAATCCAAAGTATAATTTCTGATGATGAAGAAAAAATAGAATTGGACAAAATAACCATTTACAAAAATGGATTAATAAAAGGTCATGATTTAGAAAGTCGTGAACTTGCACTAGATACATTTATGGAAATCTTACCAAAATTAAGAAGAAATATTTAG
- a CDS encoding HesA/MoeB/ThiF family protein yields MPTRYIGDGYWEIASRQMSIVTRSEQQRFKDAKITVIGCGGIGGETIEMLARMGIGELVLVDKDAFDLSNLNRQTLASIADLGLEKSSVAAEKVRLINPYVKTTIFNEHIDQTNIDKVIGDSDIVIDALDNVLTRVIVSRKAREKKIPYIHGAIHGTMGQITVFLPNSDKTYEEMFNLPSLGKELDDETIEALKNVTSGVPPVIGPTPNLIGCLEAFEAYKIITGVGKVTVAPKILTFDLLDLASFSLEEI; encoded by the coding sequence ATGCCAACAAGATACATAGGTGATGGATATTGGGAAATTGCTTCCCGTCAAATGAGTATTGTAACAAGAAGCGAACAACAAAGATTCAAAGATGCTAAAATCACAGTTATTGGTTGTGGAGGAATCGGTGGAGAAACCATTGAAATGCTTGCAAGAATGGGAATTGGCGAGCTGGTTTTAGTCGATAAAGACGCATTTGATTTATCTAATTTAAATAGACAGACTTTAGCATCAATAGCAGATTTAGGGCTTGAAAAAAGCTCAGTTGCTGCAGAAAAAGTGAGATTAATCAACCCTTATGTTAAAACAACCATCTTTAACGAACACATCGATCAGACAAACATCGATAAAGTCATTGGAGACTCCGATATTGTTATTGACGCTTTAGATAATGTCCTAACAAGAGTAATTGTTTCCAGAAAAGCCCGTGAGAAAAAAATTCCATATATCCATGGTGCCATTCATGGAACAATGGGTCAAATTACTGTATTTTTACCCAACAGTGACAAAACCTATGAAGAAATGTTCAATTTACCATCATTAGGTAAAGAATTAGATGATGAAACAATTGAAGCATTAAAAAATGTAACTTCCGGTGTTCCACCAGTTATCGGACCAACTCCAAATTTAATTGGATGTTTAGAAGCATTTGAAGCATATAAAATAATAACTGGAGTCGGAAAAGTTACCGTTGCTCCAAAAATATTAACATTTGATTTGCTTGATTTAGCTTCATTTAGCCTAGAAGAAATTTAA
- the fdhD gene encoding formate dehydrogenase accessory sulfurtransferase FdhD: MDFLRQTDVIRWEDGKYETIKENSVDDEYTYLFIDYLPPRKFSTYPKDLEDFAIGYCLGEGLIKDYSDIESITLDGTNVLVSTNLNHDPEEDLEQEGIVQERKGNCEHACVCRLLEYQGVNSDNAGGIRSELKTIEPNTSDLKINATQIIKDIKHLTDEAKIWQKTAGVHVAQLKFEDKIIIREDVSRHVAVDKVIGAASREGYDFSKCYISYSGRMPADMLIKVIRVGIPIIISNAAPASSGIDVARAGNITMVGFVRGNRFTIFTAPERVNLEK; encoded by the coding sequence ATGGATTTTCTAAGACAAACTGATGTAATACGATGGGAAGATGGTAAATATGAAACAATTAAAGAAAACAGTGTAGATGACGAATATACTTATTTATTCATTGATTATCTACCTCCGCGTAAGTTTTCAACATATCCAAAAGATTTGGAGGATTTTGCAATAGGATACTGTCTTGGTGAAGGATTAATAAAGGATTATTCGGATATTGAGTCAATAACTTTGGATGGGACAAATGTTTTGGTCTCTACAAATCTGAATCATGATCCGGAAGAAGATTTGGAACAGGAGGGCATTGTTCAGGAGAGAAAGGGAAACTGTGAACATGCATGTGTTTGCAGACTGCTTGAATATCAGGGAGTTAATTCTGATAATGCTGGTGGAATACGCTCTGAGTTAAAAACAATAGAACCAAATACTTCTGATTTAAAAATTAATGCAACCCAAATAATTAAAGATATCAAACATCTAACTGATGAGGCTAAAATCTGGCAGAAAACTGCAGGGGTTCATGTAGCACAACTAAAATTTGAAGATAAAATCATCATCAGGGAGGATGTAAGCCGCCATGTTGCGGTTGATAAGGTTATTGGTGCAGCTTCAAGGGAAGGCTATGATTTTAGTAAATGTTATATTTCATATAGTGGAAGAATGCCTGCAGATATGTTAATAAAAGTTATAAGGGTTGGAATTCCAATAATTATTTCAAATGCAGCTCCTGCATCATCAGGTATTGATGTGGCTCGTGCAGGTAATATTACTATGGTTGGTTTTGTAAGAGGTAACAGATTTACTATTTTTACTGCACCGGAACGTGTAAATTTGGAAAAATAG
- a CDS encoding glutamate--cysteine ligase: protein MKLLSLSKLSLDEILSGSFGIEWESLRAKGDGELSLSPHPEVFGDKLTNPLVTTDFSESQIEIITPTFNTIDKAFDTFSLIADLVNASLPHDEYLWFQSIPCILPYWDQIPIAQYSDEGASSQKYREDLAKKYGVKKQMISGVHFNFSFSDDFLKDLYAMEGSDLSFKEFKNNVYLKITRNYLRYCWLIIYLTGCSIGSHKTFSNECIHLMDARDDFGSYYSTKGPSFRNASCGYKNLKDLYPSYNSVEEFSRDVNSFIENGDLSEAKELYTQIRLKPKNPQDLLNSLNTDGIEYIEIRTLDINPFYQCGLVKHDMKFLHLFLIYMLIKEESDYDDWQKEAKINEENTAEKAYVDSMRLLRDGREVTLKSWASEIINEMFGMCEVVGFDEFDTLTLMLGRVSNPDLTYGKRLLKIIEEEGYINAHRDLSKNNKKTSINNLKKIDSKEYERVKKYADIALVKN, encoded by the coding sequence ATGAAATTATTAAGCTTATCCAAATTATCTTTGGATGAAATTTTGTCAGGTTCATTTGGAATTGAATGGGAGAGCTTGAGAGCCAAAGGTGATGGTGAATTATCATTATCCCCTCATCCTGAAGTATTTGGGGATAAATTGACTAATCCTTTAGTTACTACTGATTTTTCAGAAAGTCAGATTGAAATTATCACTCCTACATTTAATACAATTGATAAGGCATTTGATACATTTTCTCTGATTGCTGATTTGGTGAATGCATCCCTTCCGCATGATGAATATCTCTGGTTTCAATCCATTCCATGTATTTTGCCGTATTGGGATCAGATTCCTATAGCTCAATATTCCGATGAAGGAGCATCTTCTCAAAAGTATCGTGAGGATTTGGCTAAAAAATATGGTGTTAAAAAGCAGATGATTTCTGGAGTTCATTTTAATTTTTCATTTTCAGATGATTTCTTAAAAGATTTATACGCTATGGAAGGTAGTGATTTGAGTTTTAAAGAGTTCAAAAACAATGTTTATTTAAAAATAACTAGGAATTACCTAAGATATTGTTGGTTAATTATTTATTTGACCGGCTGTTCAATCGGGTCTCATAAAACATTTTCCAATGAGTGTATTCATTTAATGGATGCTCGTGATGATTTCGGCAGCTATTATTCTACAAAAGGACCCTCATTTAGAAATGCATCTTGCGGATATAAGAATCTAAAAGACCTGTACCCTTCTTATAATTCTGTTGAAGAGTTTTCAAGGGATGTTAATTCTTTCATTGAAAATGGCGATTTGTCTGAGGCAAAGGAGTTATATACTCAAATCAGATTAAAACCAAAAAATCCTCAAGATTTATTGAATTCACTAAATACTGATGGAATTGAATATATTGAGATAAGAACATTGGATATTAACCCGTTTTATCAGTGTGGTCTTGTAAAGCATGACATGAAATTTTTGCATTTATTTTTAATATACATGTTGATTAAAGAGGAATCAGATTATGACGATTGGCAGAAGGAAGCTAAAATCAATGAGGAAAATACTGCTGAGAAAGCATATGTTGATTCGATGAGACTATTGAGAGATGGCAGGGAAGTTACTCTTAAAAGCTGGGCTTCCGAGATTATCAATGAAATGTTTGGAATGTGTGAAGTTGTGGGATTTGATGAATTTGATACATTGACTTTGATGCTTGGTCGTGTTTCAAATCCTGATTTGACCTATGGAAAAAGACTTTTAAAAATCATTGAGGAAGAGGGTTATATTAATGCCCACAGGGATTTATCTAAAAATAACAAGAAAACAAGCATTAATAACCTGAAAAAAATAGATTCCAAAGAATATGAAAGAGTTAAAAAGTATGCAGACATTGCTTTGGTTAAAAATTAA
- a CDS encoding class II glutamine amidotransferase, whose amino-acid sequence MCEIFCFNSNTPKQVNECLECFYNHSEDHPHGWGLANMQSNEFVIDKEPMKASCSEHLKNILSNPVIGKNVFAHIRLATMGEIISPNCHPFTEADDNNRSWMLIHNGTIFDYPKLNDYIKKEKGNTDSERILLYIIDKVNEFERDKGRLSTIKERFNLLTDIVADLSKNNKLNLMFYDGDLTYIHSNMRDSLYYLKDDESFLVASTPLTDDENWKPVELNKLFGLIDGNIIFESEEHENEFILTEEHEKAIEGFLKSINRDDIND is encoded by the coding sequence ATGTGTGAAATTTTTTGTTTTAATTCTAATACGCCAAAACAAGTAAATGAATGTCTTGAATGTTTTTATAATCACTCTGAAGATCATCCGCATGGATGGGGATTAGCTAATATGCAATCAAATGAATTTGTTATAGATAAAGAGCCTATGAAAGCATCATGTAGTGAACACTTAAAAAATATATTATCTAATCCTGTTATTGGAAAAAATGTATTCGCTCATATTCGGTTAGCCACTATGGGTGAGATTATATCTCCCAATTGTCACCCATTTACAGAAGCTGATGATAACAATAGGTCTTGGATGTTAATCCATAACGGAACCATCTTTGATTATCCTAAACTAAATGACTATATTAAAAAGGAAAAAGGCAATACAGATTCTGAGCGAATACTCCTATATATTATCGATAAAGTCAATGAATTTGAAAGAGATAAAGGCAGATTATCAACAATTAAAGAACGTTTTAATTTATTAACTGATATTGTAGCTGATTTGTCTAAAAATAATAAACTTAATTTGATGTTTTATGATGGTGATTTAACTTACATTCACTCTAACATGAGGGATTCATTATATTATCTCAAAGATGATGAAAGCTTTCTGGTTGCTTCAACTCCATTAACTGATGATGAAAATTGGAAACCTGTGGAGTTGAATAAATTATTCGGATTAATTGATGGTAATATCATTTTTGAAAGTGAAGAGCATGAAAATGAATTTATATTAACAGAAGAACATGAAAAAGCCATTGAAGGGTTTTTAAAATCAATAAATCGGGATGACATTAATGATTAA